In Cicer arietinum cultivar CDC Frontier isolate Library 1 chromosome 7, Cicar.CDCFrontier_v2.0, whole genome shotgun sequence, the genomic window ATGGTAATGGAATGAATCAATATGTTAAAGATGCCATAGTTgcaaagatgaaaaaaaaatatgtccTTAAAAACCCTGGTGTTCCAGATAAGGTTGAAACTCAACTcacaaacataaatattttagataatAGTAGTCATCATGTTATTAAGTCTTCTTTTATTGATTAGGTCTCCAACTTTGATCTAGGCGACACCACTATTTTTCAATAGTTTTCTCAttcttatcataaaaatttgataaaaatcgTGATTAAGCTTCTAACTAAGACTCAATTGATTTTGGGAAATCAtaaattttagaattattttagGAATATGAAGTACAACCTACACAAGgtcttaaaaatgaaatttattagaTAATTGGTCCCTACTTACAAGAAAATcatcaatatttaaatatgtgtaTTGTTGATTCTTAGAGTGATGCGGTATTTAGAGGAGAACAAAGTTCAaaccatcaatttttttatgacTTGGAAGTCAACTCAAAAGttatgacatatttaaatgttattattattgataatcaTTTACATCCCAAAATTATTCATGATTTAGAGATGTTACAAggtatttcttttaaaaatagagaTGTTAATGAAATAAATCGTAGAAATAATGAGAAGACAACAAAAATTAGTTTGTAGAATCACAATAATATCGGTGATAAACATTTTATAGATTTGATTTTTGagacaaagaaaaagaataaataaaaggaCGTTATAGTGTATAATTTTTGCGGGAGGTACACCATACTGTGGAACTTTGTaacacttttatttatttatttattagattatgTTTATGTCCCTGgtatcttctttttcttttcaataattttgtataactttaaaaaaggtttaattgcagttttagtcacCTTATTTTTACTAGTTCGCGAAATTGAtatccctattttaaaagtcgacaattttggtccctccttcaaatttttaaactaaaaaaatgatgatttgacatatttttaatgacatagtatacaattatatgatatataaccatctagatgcataaattattcatatgttattaattaaattaaaaatatgaaaaaatttcgaagttgaaataaaagtttttacggcattttattcaaattttatgggtgttaatcattctacatcgtcgtatcatatgtcatattatttaaacCATATCCCGTCATaactttttagttaaaaaattatagtgagagactaaaattatcagacttttaaaataggagaaccaatatcataaatcaataaaaatagaaaaattaaaattgtaaataaaaaaaaaactagttaatctaaaaaaaaatactcaatgAATCCAACTCAatacttcatatttttttactaaatagtTAGTGCAAATAATCTATCATTATATTTCaacatcatttataaaaaaaaaagtgaaaataaattatttctataacTACAATTGTCTATAAGCACCCAAATTTTCACTCAATAATATGGTGTGCCTATTTAACTTGAGTAATGTTATTTAAAGATCAAATTTATAACACCATGTACCAAAAGAGTGTGTATAAAAATCAAGATGCAAATTGTGAattgagaaaatatttattaaataaataaaaatcatgtaAAATTCGTATCCGACATCAATTATAAtatccaaatatatttttatgttgtaAATAAGTGAAACCCCTACCATTGCAAGTCTAGGAGGACATatacagaagaaaaaaaagataggAGTCTTACGACGTCGTATGGAGTTGTGAAAACTGAAAAGAAACGCAAGCTGGTttggaaagagaaaagggagtTTCCACTTCACCTGCACTTCACTCCACTTCACTGTCTGTCGTTATTTGTTCACTTCTCACCTCCTCCCATTTATTATACTATATACACCCCCCCACCAACACAAACAAAACAATGCTCACCGACATGTAGTACACCACAAccgcttcttcttcttcttcacaaTCCGATTTTGTTCCTTTAATTTCATAGGTAACTCTTCACACCTTATTTATGGGGGCAAAAATGGTAATTTATTACGAATTTCGTTCTTGGAATATGGGTCTTACTCTTATCTTCGTTCtatctttcaatttttaattattattttattgaatgaaattaattacttttatatattagCAAATAACTTCAAGATAGTGCTGCTTTGTATGTTGTATTTTGATATTAATGCAAAAATTTCCCTTTTTTTGATATTAACAAATCACTATTGTTATGTAATACTCTATAACGGTTATAGTGGCGATGTAGGGTAGTTGAATTTGATCAAACTGCTATTTTCTGTGATTGACAAGACATACTTATTTACGACTTATGAAAGTTCTAGTATTGAATTAGATGCTTTCACTGGCTAGAGGTAACATGTTTATACTCTCTTAGTTTGACTTGTAACTTTTCTGAACTAAGCCTTGGATCCCTTATCAAGCATCTTGAATTTGTGGATGGTTACTTTACATCTTTGATGTGAAGCTGATTATAATTCAGGACTGAAAAGTATTCGTTGAAAGCCGTCTTTTTTAAACTAGTTTcgtgaaatttaattttgagtttATCTACTGATATAAGCACTAGTAAGCACTTGCGAGACTGATTGAGAGAGCTTATGACATATCATTAAgctgttttcagcttatttcccTAAGCTCTTCaggatagcttatgaaaacaccttatagcttatatgaaaacaatttaacctcattttatcttttgttatagaaatagcttatatATAAACACTTATTTGATAAACTCTTGTACTATAACTATAAGcaattaattaagttgtttatccaaacaggCCCATGTCCTATGGTAGTTTTTATTGAAGTAAAGGAATTTGAAGCATTTTGTTTTGAGTTGTCATGGGAAGGAGGCAATTTGTCTAGTTTTTGAGGATGTATGTATACTGTTTGGATTAGTCTCTTATTTACAGTCCTGCTACGATAACACGCGATACACTGCTAAATTTTGTTCTGCTCAATTAGCTCTAGGTATCTAGGATTGAGCTATGAAAGTTTACTCTTCTGTTACTACCTGTATTATGCTGAGTGTATTGATAATTTGGTACGCAGTTGCGATACAAGATGCTTGGATATGATAATGCTAGCGTTGTTTTGATATAATTCAGAATATAATGTATCCGATAGTTAGTATTGAATACCAGCTCTCTCTTTTACCAAGGGTTATATTTCCTTATACTATGTCTCAGAAACTATTCCATATGCCTCCCTGGATTGTTGAACTATTAAAACAAGACACGCATCTCAATCAATGGCCTGAAACATGCATGCATTTTTCTCCTTACAAGTAGTCAAACAGAGTTTGTAAACGAATCTCAGTATCCTGTGTCAAATCATTGAGCTAGAATTTGCCTCTTgaatttaattacatttatGCAGTAAGGTTTAGAGATCATTTTGACCTTATAAGAAGATTCTTTGCTTTTTATAAACAGTAGTTTTAGGTCATAAGAGGTTGTTTTCCCTATTACACTTCAATTCAGGATAGAGCTAACTATTACACTTCAATTTCAAATCTAGATACTTTCTATCAACAGGGAGACAATAATCCTACACCAAAAAGCCCTTGgtataaaaaaaacatgacTTATTCATTTTCAGCTTTGTAATGAACAGTACAGATTTTGTTCAacacttcaaaaaaaaattcttcatagCAGAATTGGTTTTTGTTGCATCTGtttgaaggaaaaaaacatTACAAAGAAAATCTGTGAGTTGGCCATGAATAACTTTCGGCTTTGTAGTGGCTTCATCACTTggttatgattgtggttaaagGTTAACACAGGGTACGCACACAAAAGACTTAAGGAAGGAGAGAAACCTTTTCCTcttcatcaaataatttataGCTGTCAAAGTTATAAGGTTTAGTCCTTTCGGTATACAGGGGAAAATAAATTCTTGgaataataaaactatattaattatattaatatgatGTAAATGATATGTTGGATGTTATTCCCAAAGATAAagctctaaaatttatttatactaatacTAGACTCTTAATCCTAATTATTAAATAAGGAACCAAATTATGAAAACAAGGAAATATGAGGACTAATTCTAAGAAATACTCTAAGAAACTAACATATTTTATGATAGAATAATGATGTGGTGTGATATCTTTCAGAGATTTCAATCACGACTAAAGCTATCAACATCTAATTGACTAGGATTTCTCATTCTAGGTGGAGAGTTCTCATGGAATGAGATGTTGATACTGTTATGCTTTAATACTATTCATTAAGTTATTTAACAGCTTTCTGGCAATTATCATGAACTTTGGCAGTCAGCTTCTACTTCTCAGTTATTTAACCCTCATTTTCTGTAGTTTGCTAGCAAAATGACTTGTTATGATACTTGTCtgattactttttaatttttgttatggtTTCAATTTATTCCTACCTCCTATGATAATTATGATAAACTTCATGCCTTGTTGTGCAGAAAAAAACATAAGTATGGATTTATATATGCATCTTATATTCGTGTGAAAATGTGGGCTGAAATTGAGTTTAATATACACAGGGTTCTAGATGGATATAATTGACGAAAGAAAGGGCGAATATGCTCCTATCAGGGATTCAGAGCACCCACAATTGGGAAAATTTGACAAGCCACTTCCATGTTTTGGCTGTGGAATTGGATGGTTCTCGTAAGTTATTTGTAAAGATTCGTCTTTCTCAATTTCTTTAGCCTGCATAGTTTTTGATGTTTGTGGTGTCTTCTCATCTTCTCTCCCTTTTGTTTGTCAGTTTTCTGCTAGGATTTGTATGTCCATTGATGTGGTATTATGCTACAATTCTTTACTTCGGAAATTACTACCATAAAGATCCGAGAGAGCGTGCTGGACTTGCTGCTTCTGCAATTGCTGTAAGTGTTGTACTTGAGAACAAGTTTACATTTTATGACGCAATTTGTGTTGTCCAAATTGCTACTTGTCGATATTCCCACTTTTACAATTATTACTCTTACTTTGaatgttttcttttatatttctcttgagaaaaataaaaatatggcATAATTACAATTTAGTCTCTCTGGTGATTTTGGCCCCTCAAGtttctttatttgaatttaaaaatcgaGAAAATAAAGTCCTAATGTCAATTTCCTTTTAGGTAAACCTcataaattgtcattttttattaaattttttgggGGATTTATAATGGACTAGAgatataaaatacttttaaagcTTAGAAGTTggaaatttagaatttttttgaaGGATTTTGTAATGTGAGATTAAAGATGAGAGAAATTTGGGATCTTATTGAcatttgatattttgattggtgAGTTGAGTAGAAaatgtgaaaaataatttaattgatttaatttatgaaaattttggataGATTACAAGATTTTTTTTGACGGAGTAGATTACAAGAATTTGATAGtttcaaataaatgaaaagTGATGAAGAGATTTAACTTCAAGATAGAAAAGTTGATGTACTAAATTTGctcaaaaaattattgaagGACCAAAATTGCACATTAGCTATTATTGAGGGACTAAAAACACAATTATGCGGAAAAAACTATACATTCCACATGTCATCATAATTTCTAGTAGACTATGTTTTTTCATTTGTCatgttaaaaatattgttttattttcctCATGGAAGTGACTGCTATTTTTCTCCCCCACAAAATTTGCTGGTGTTGCAGGCTCTTGTCTGCTCAATTGTTGTGGtgataacaataattattattctctTGTAGCTTAACTTTCAATTTCAACTAACTTATATGTAATCAATTAGccatgaaaaaaaaagaaaaaagaaaaagaaagtagCTTCTAATATCAGCTTCTACACGAGGAATACAAGGCTTATTCATGTTAGATCAAGCTCTTGGCATGGAAAGCTAGTTCAATTCCATTTTATGGGGGCATAGAGATGCTTCTTCTATTCCCTTATTATAGGCGTGTGTGTAATGTAATATACACAAAGGATGTTgtaactttattttttgaaGAAGGTTGTCAACTCTAGTTAAGTTAATTTGGTATGCATGTAACTTTGGAAGTAATTAGTTGCTATCATTAATTTGTTGCAAAAATGGAAAAAGATCCATCGCTTTCTGTGATGTGCTGTTCCTTTTTAAGTTTGTATCTTACTTGCAAGTTTGGTTAACTGCCTCTTTGTCCTACCATCAAATTGCATTCCTATAAAGGGGTCCTTTAGAGAGAGAGGAAAGTGGTCAGAATTAGAAAGAATCATTGTTTGGTTATGAGGCGGTGGAATtgattttgaataataaatttgagtttaaaaatcaattttagtttaGATGTAAAAACTTCAATCTCATCTTTAAGTTGCTATCAATCTTAGAAAACTGAATTCTAGTAGAgaacatttaaattataatatattaatataaagttaaatattaatattttaaatattttattttagaacaaATGTTCAAATACAGACGCAATCAATATGTAATAAAAAactgttaaaaaaaatcaatatctaattgaaaacataaaaaacaattagaattaattttggtaacatatttttcaaattaatcttgCAAGTGTCTGTTTCTGATAACTTACAATCCATTGGTTTTGCAGTTaggaaaattaattttgaaacatttgttttgtaaaaataaaaatgcttaACATCACAATTGAATACAGCTTtggttgtttaaaaaaaaaatagtagcaTATTGTAAAagaaattctttttatttgaaagaaacaTTTGCGGTCAATTCCTATGCAAGAAAATATTCCCATGACTCATGAGCATAGCATGATCAGTAAATGCACATGATTCATGCATCACACTGGTTATTCAACTATTGAGATTAGATAAAACactatatcaataaaataaaatattagataGAAGACGTTACTTCATCATTTGGGGTAAGGTCAAGTGAAGCTCAAAAAATTCACATGGTTTATCTTACCACATTCCTTTTCCATCTCTTCCTTAGCTGTCTTCATtcacataaacaaaaaataNNNNNNNNNNNNNNNNNNNNNNNNNNNNNNNNNNNNNNNNNNNNNNNNNNNNNNNNNNNNNNNNNNNNNNNNNNNNNNNNNNNNNNNNNNNNNNNCACTCTTTCTCTTCCTTATTTTCATATTTCCAACTGGCAATCTATTCCTAAACCACTTCATTCACATAATTAACTTTATACTTTATGTTACAAATCAAcccaaaaaagtaataataaatatcatcaAAAAGCAAACCCACACAACACACTCACAAAGCAAACAAAAAAAGTGCCTCATTCACTTTCTCCCACCtacaaaccaaaccaaaacacaatcacaacacacaTAAACAACGTAGTACTAAATTATTACATCAACATTCCAAATGGAACAAGAAGAAGACACGTCACCAAAATCCCCCTTCTGGCTCCCAAAAAACGACAACAACCACCGCTGTCTCCGCCGCACATTCTCTCTCCTCCACACAACAGCCTCCCTCCTCATACTCCTCCTCATAACAGCACTTGTTTTTGCACTCATTGTGGTCCCCACATTACGCTCTTTCACTTCAAACATCTTCAAACCACAAGCCGTTAAACACTCATGGGACTTTTTAAACCTTATACTTGTTCTCTTCGCTGTCGTTTGTGGCTTCCTTACTAAAAACGACAACAACGAAACGCAAACTCCGCGTTTTGACCAAAGAACGTTTTCGAACCCTGAAACGCCGTCGTTATGGTATGAGAACTCTAATCGGTCGTTTAACCGGTTGAGAAGTTTTGGATCTTATCCGGATTTAAGGCAACATTCGTTGTTGGTTACCGGCGATGAACGGTACCGGTTTTATGATGATACTCGTATTCATTTCCGTTATAAGTACCCGAGATTTGAAGATGAAGAGCTTCACCGGGAAACAGTTAGTTCCGGTGAAGTTTATCGATCTCCAATGTGGCAACCGGAGAATAAACCACCGTCGGATTCTCGAATTGAAGATATTGGAAGAAACGTTGAGCGGACACATCAAGTGGAAACTAATGAGAAACTTGAAATAAATGATTTCGTAGGCGAGAGTTCAGAACCACCGGTGCCGGAATCTCTACCGGCGgtgaggaagaagaagaataggATTGGATCTAAAGAAAGCCTGGCAGTAACTTCTGAAGATTTTTCCGCTTCGCCGGTGCTGCAACCGGAGCTAATTCCGCAGCCGCCGTGTTCTACAGACCAGTCATCGGAATCTCTACGGACGGCGAGGAAGAAGAAAAGTATGATTGTATCTAAAGAAAACGTGGTATCGGTCGCTTCTGAAGAATTTCTGGCATCGCCGGTGCTGCTACCGGAGGTAGATCCGCAACCGCCGTCTTTTACAACTCCGCCTCCGCTGACGAGAGCGAAAGCTGTTCGAAGAAATGTCAAGCGAACATATCAACCGGAGCAAAATGATGTTGTCGCCGAGAATTCTCAACTGCCGCCGTCTCCGCCGTTACCGGCGGACAGAAAGGTTCATATTCTGGTTAAGAAGAAAAGAGGGAATGTAACTAAAGAGTTTCTAACCTCATTGAgaggaaagaagaagaaacaaaggCAAAAAAGTGTTGAAAATTTTGAGACCATTCTAAATTCTCAATCTCAACCACCACCGCCGCCTCCGCCTCCGCCACCGTCAGTTTTTCACAACCTATTCTCTTCAAATAAAAGCAAACACAAAAAACACTACCTTGTTCCTATGGCACCCCCCAAGAGAGACCATTCTCAGTATAGATTGAAAGATAATGTGAATGTGATGAATAGTGGTAATGAGTCACCATTGATTCCTATCCCACCGCCGCCGCCTCCCCCGCCGTTTAAGTTACCGGCGTGGAAGTTTAGAGTTCAAGGTGATTTTGTTAGGGTAGATAGCATTGGAAGTTCAAGGAGTGGTTCACCTGATTCAGATGAAATTGCTGAGTCACCAATTAGTCCTTATGCCCCAAATGGTGAAGAGTTTGCATCTGAAACTGCAAATTCAAGTGGAGCTTCATTGTTTTGTCCTAGCCCAGATGTTGATACCAAAGCTCACAACTTTATTCAGAATTTCAGAGCTGGGTTGAGGATGGCTAAGATGAATTCCATGAAGGAGAAGCATGGAATTGGGAGGTCCAATCTTGGTCCTTTACCAAACTCTTTAAACTGAAAATTAAACTAGACTTAGTTGatattacaaaattaatatttgttttgttttattttatttattgttttggaAAACAGATTTTCTCTAATTGGTTTGTTGATACACATATGACATATgtaaatttcaaattcatacTGAGGAATTGGTTTTTGTGCAACAGAATTCTGACATTTAGTTACTTGTAGTGCTTTTTATGCTTGTGTATATGAAACGGCCATTTTTGGATGTTGTGACTGAaagattattgattttttttcctgGCTATGGTTCAAAGTTTCAAACATTGTTTTAAGTAATAGTCAAAGGACAGTTAACATCATTCTTTTGTCACTCAGTATAATACTAATTTACTCTTCATTATTGCATGTGGCATATGAATGCAACTAGAAAGAGGGTTGTTTTATAGAGATAACTAAGAACTTTATCTAGTGAGTAGACTTGGCATTTCACAAATATAACAAACAAGTACATAGTTTAAAGTTCATACAAATAAGGATGATACCAACTTTAAGCAATATATATATGGTTGGTGGTTGCCCATCCAGCCACCGTGTTTGCTCATTTTTTCCGGCTTTTTACTAGATCCTAGTTTTTGTAGTGTACTGGGGGCGGGTGGGCGAAAATAGAGGTGGATGAGCAATAGTCTATATATATGTAGTTAGAATCTTGGTAACTTATTTGTTCTTACCCAAACTAGACTTCACTCAATGTTTATATAATTCCATACATAGAAACAAAATTAGGAATGTCCTAAATTGTTACTTGCTGGTATGAAATTGATGTCAAGGCTATGGCTATCATTTCTTCTGAGTTAATTGTTTGATTAAGTCTGGCAGAGAGTGCTCTTGCTTCACACTCTGAATCCACCTTGCTTTGATTCGGATCTTCTCAATGCTTAAGTTCAAGTTCATAATGATGGAAGGATTCGCGCGGCTGGCAAAAAATGATTCTATGTCATCTGCTTCATCATTGCTGTTAACCTGCCATATCATGAATTCAAGGAATGAGAGGTTTCATTTTTGAAAGCATCTCATTACATTGGAATTGACATCGTTTACTAATCTTAATTTTTTCAGTTCTTAAATCCGGTTTACTTAACGATACCAAAAGCCACACAAAATTTGAGGctgcaattttttttagaataacaGTTGAACTGTTGTGGCTATGTTTACCAATCCATTAGAATCAGAAACCACATTTAATACATGTTGTGGTTGGATTGAAGCAAACTGGGTATTCAGTAATTTATTCACTAAGTCTGCTTTCTCTGCATTTTCTTACCAGTGGAACTATTAGGCTTATGAAGTTGGTGAGTAAGAGTCCAGCACCATATTTGGTCAAGATTCTTTCCCAATTATCCTGCATTAGATATCAAACAAGAATGATTccataaaatcaaaatacataTCCACAAATTTTAGATGAATCTCAGAAAAGCTTTGCAATCCTTTTTCAAGTACTAATTTTAGATATCCACAACCTCTGTCGCTAATTATAAATCTCCtctagaaaaaataatttgttgatACATAAGATCATTTCAAATTACTagatagatttttttattaatactgctaatttttttttatgagagaTGGAAAGTCTAAGTTTGATTCATTTATACAAAAGGATTTGTTTTTTATGAtacaaaagaatattttaataagatTTATACACAAAATAAACACATTAAGTATCTTTGTAACATGGTTAGAGAAGGCAAAAGTGAGGTTGTTGTGAAGCTACCAGTTGTAGCTTTAACTTGGACGTGGTTTCTTAGCTTTATCTCGGAACATTGTAAATGTTACATACCTTCAACCACTTGACTGCTATTCCACCGCCTTCTAAACTTATTCCCCTTAGTACAAAAATGATATCTGGATCTggaatctaaaaataatttgcataaacaaaggtCAAATGAGAAGGAACTTCATTTCATCTACTTATAACCAATCATCATACAAGAAAATTACAATACCTCATCAGACAACAAAAGATTCAGAACCTCCAAAACAACATTTGGGTCAGCACTTGATGCAATACAACCTGCACGAGTTCATAACAAAACTTACTTAATCAAGTAAATTAGCACACCATTCATTATAATCATGGAATTCCATAAATTGCATTCAGTTTAAATGCTAGTGTCATACGCAATATTCTTTCCCTTTCTTGCAAAACGTCAGTGCTCTTATAGAAACTCAATAGGGACTCCAATCCAGTTTTACTTTCACCAGTAGTTCTTCTCATTACAGCTACATAAGCAGCCTGAAAAATAATTTGCATATATGCATGCCAAAATTAAATAGAATCAAAACAATGACTAGTAATCTTTTGAGGGAAAAAAAGCTTGAA contains:
- the LOC101492934 gene encoding uncharacterized protein isoform X2; amino-acid sequence: MDIIDERKGEYAPIRDSEHPQLGKFDKPLPCFGCGIGWFSFLLGFVCPLMWYYATILYFGNYYHKDPRERAGLAASAIAP
- the LOC101490988 gene encoding uncharacterized protein; translation: MEQEEDTSPKSPFWLPKNDNNHRCLRRTFSLLHTTASLLILLLITALVFALIVVPTLRSFTSNIFKPQAVKHSWDFLNLILVLFAVVCGFLTKNDNNETQTPRFDQRTFSNPETPSLWYENSNRSFNRLRSFGSYPDLRQHSLLVTGDERYRFYDDTRIHFRYKYPRFEDEELHRETVSSGEVYRSPMWQPENKPPSDSRIEDIGRNVERTHQVETNEKLEINDFVGESSEPPVPESLPAVRKKKNRIGSKESLAVTSEDFSASPVLQPELIPQPPCSTDQSSESLRTARKKKSMIVSKENVVSVASEEFLASPVLLPEVDPQPPSFTTPPPLTRAKAVRRNVKRTYQPEQNDVVAENSQLPPSPPLPADRKVHILVKKKRGNVTKEFLTSLRGKKKKQRQKSVENFETILNSQSQPPPPPPPPPPSVFHNLFSSNKSKHKKHYLVPMAPPKRDHSQYRLKDNVNVMNSGNESPLIPIPPPPPPPPFKLPAWKFRVQGDFVRVDSIGSSRSGSPDSDEIAESPISPYAPNGEEFASETANSSGASLFCPSPDVDTKAHNFIQNFRAGLRMAKMNSMKEKHGIGRSNLGPLPNSLN
- the LOC101492934 gene encoding large ribosomal subunit protein eL20z-like isoform X1; protein product: MDIIDERKGEYAPIRDSEHPQLGKFDKPLPCFGCGIGWFSFLLGFVCPLMWYYATILYFGNYYHKDPRERAGLAASAIAALVCSIVVVITIIIILL